Below is a window of Nocardioides sp. S-1144 DNA.
TGTTCCTTCGTGTGCGGGGTCCCTGAACCCTCAACGCCATGGTGAGGTTGATGGTTCGGGCGAACGTACCAGGTGGGCCTGGCCGGTGGGACGGCTTCGCGGAGCCGTGCGCACTCAGCCCTTGAGCGTGGCCACGTAGGCGTCCGGGGCGAGCAGCGCGTCCACGTCGCCCGGGGACGCCGGGACGACCTCGAAGAGCCAGCCACCGCCGTACGGGTCGCTGTTGACGAGCTCGGGCGTCGCGTCGAGCGACTCGTTGCGCGCGACCACCTCGCCGGTCAGCGGCGCGTAGACGTCGCTGACGGACTTCGTCGACTCCAGCTCGCCGCAGGTGCTGCCGGCCTCGACGCTGTCGCCGACCTCGGGCAGGGAGACGTAGACGATGTCGCCCAGGGCGTCCTGGGCGTAGTCGGTGATGCCGACGCGCACCGACCCCTCGTGCTCGCCGGGGCTGCGCACCCATTCGTGCTCAGCGGTGTACTTCAGGTCCTCGGGGTACACAGGCGCTCCTCGTGACGGGTCCGAACGGGCACGAGAAGGCTAGCGCCTCCCGCTGCACCGGCGGGGTGGTGGTCAGTCGGGCTGGGCGTACTCCGGCTGCACCGGCTCGCGCACGGCGTCGATGTCGAGGGAGTCGAGCTCCTCGACCTCGATCTCGCCGCCGTCCTTGCGGACCTCGGCCCGCGGCCCGAGCGCGAAGGAGATCGAGCCGGCCAGGGTGCTCGCGTCGCCGATCGCGTCGACGACGTAGGGCGCCTCGAGCAGCGTGCCGTCGACCTCGATGCCGCCGACCCGCTCCTCGAACGACGTCTGGGCGATCACCCGGACCTCGCCGTTGACCTGGATCGCCTCGGCGCCGACCGAGCGCAGCTCCTGGATGACGTCGAGCATGCTCGAGACCGAGATGGAGCCGGTCTCCTCGGTGATCGTCGCCCGGATCCCGGGGCCGGTGACCGGCACCAGCCCGGCGAGGACCTGGAGGTTGTCGACCTCGTCGCGGGCCCGGTCGAGCGCGGCCTGGCGCTGCGTGGACTCCGACTGGAGGTCCTCGCGGTCGCTGGTGAGCCGGTCGATCTCGGCGCGGGTGCGCTGGGTGGTGCCGGCCAGCCCGTTGAGGACGTCGATCAGGTCCTGCTCGCGCAGCCCCGCGTAGGTGGAGTCCTGCTCGGTCGTGCGGATCTGGGTGACCGCGGCGAACCCGACCAGGGCCAGCAGCACCGCGACGATGAGCTGGGTCCGCGACGGGCGCAGCAGGGCGCGCCCCAGGCGGGCGCGGCCGGTGAGCCGCGGCGCGGGCACGTCGGCGCCGTCGCCCGGCTGCGGGGTCGGCTGGGGGCTGGGCTGCTCGTCGCCCGTCGTGCTCATGCGTGGAAGAGGTGGCGCCGGATCGCCGCGACGTTGGAGAAGATCCGGATCCCGAGCACCACGATGACGCCGGTCGACAGCTGGCCCCCGACGCCGAGCCGGTCGCCGAGGTAGACGATCCCGGCCGCGATCACCACGTTGCTGACGAAGGAGACGACGAAGACCTTGTCGTCGAAGATGCCGTCGAGGTAGGCCCGCAGCCCGCCGAAGACGGCGTCCAGCGCCGCCACCACCGCGATCGGCAGGTAGGGCTCGAGCCCGAGCGGGACCTCGGGCCGGAAGACGAGCCCGAGCACGACGCCGAGCAGCAGTCCGAGAGCGGCGATCATGACAGGGGCTCCTCCTTCTCCTTCGTGGTGCCGGCGGATCCCGACTCCGCCGACCGGAGGACCAGGGCGGAGTCGGGCGCGGACGGCAGCGACAGCTCCTCGACATTGTCCTCGACGGTGTAGTCGAACCCGTACACCTGGGACGTCGACACGAACTTCAGCCCGGTCGTGGTGTCGAACAGCCGCGCCGACAGGGTCCGGGTGTCACCGATGGCCTCGACCGTGTACGGCGCCTGGATCCCGACGCCGTTGACCCGGATCGCGGCCCCGCTGGTGCGGATGGCGGTCACGGCGGTGAGCCGCTGCCCGTTGACGGCGATCGCCTCGGCGCCGGCCTGCCAGAGGCCGTTGACCAGCAGGTCGAGGTCGCTGTCGTGCACCTCGTTGTTCTCGTCGGCGTCCGGGGCCTCGGTCACCACGACCCGGACACCCTCGCCGGTCACCGCGCTGAACCCGGTGCGGACCGCGAGGCGCCGCTCGGTGACCGCGACCTCCTGGCCCACGTCGACCAGCCCGCTGACGTCGTCCTCGAGGGCCAGGTTGCCCTCACGGAGCGCCGCGACCCGCTCCTGCTGCGCGGCCCGCCGGTCGCGCTGGGCCTCGATCCGGCCGATCAGGCTCTCCCGGCTGGCGTCGTCGACGTCGGCGTTGCGGGTGGTCTGCACGAACGCGGTGGCCGCGAGGAGGCCGAACACCGCGACGACCACGGCCGCGGTGCGCGGCGGCCGGCCGCTGGGCGGGCGCGGTGCGCCGGCGGCCCGGCGCTCCGCGGCGTGCAGGTAGTCCTCGTCGAGCGACTGCTGGGTGATCAGGGTGAGCAGGGGCAGCCGGACCCGGTCGGGCAGCTCGTGGGGCGGCGCCGGCGTCGCGGGGCCCGGCCGCTCAGCCATCGGACCGGGGGTGGGCCGGACGACGCTCGGTCGTCTGCAGCAGGCGGTGGACCTGCCAGGTGTAGAGGACGCCGGCCCACCAGTAGAGCCCGATCCCCCAGAAGGCGAACGCCCAGCCGAAGACCTCCGCCAGCGTCGCGACGGTGCCGTCGCCGTCGCCGAGCAGGAGGAGCGGGAAGGCGTAGAGCAGGTTGGCGGTCGCGGCCTTGCCCAGGAAGTGCACCGGCAGGGCGCTGAAGCCGCGGGTGCGCAGCAGCGGCACCAGACCCCACATCAGCAGGTCGCGCAGCGGCAGCGACACCGCCATCCACCACGGGATGATGTCGCGCAGGGCGAGGCCGACGACGACGGCCAGGATGTAGAGGCGGTCGGCGACCGGGTCGAGGATCTGGCCGATCACCGACTGCTGGTCGAGCTTGCGGGCCAGCCAGCCGTCGAGGTAGTCGGTGACGCCGGAGACCATCAGCACGGCCAGGGCCCAGGCGTCGGCCTCGGGCACGAGCACCAGCCACAGGAACAGCGGGATGCCGAGCAGCCGCAGCGCGCTCAGGGCGTTCGGGATCGTCCAGACGAGCGCGCGCGGCCCGTCGGTGTCCCCTGCTTCGCCCGCCACGCTGCCAGATCCTAGTGGTGGCGTGCCCCCGGTCCTCAGACGCTCTCCTCGTGGTGTGCCGCGTCGCGGATCTCCCCGACCAGCTCCTCGATGACGTCCTCGAGCGCGGCGACCCCGAGCGTGGCGCCGCTGCCGTCGACCACCCGGGCCAGGTGCGCCCCGCGGCGCCGCAGCACCTCGAGCGCCTCGTGCAGCGGGGAGTCGTGGACGACGGTCGCGAACGGCCGCACCCACTTCTCGTCGATGGGACGCTGCCGCAGGGCCTCGTCGGGCTCGAGCACGTCCTTGATGTGGAGGTAGCCCACCAGCTCGCCGTCGTGGTCGGCGACGGGGAACCGGCTGTAGCCGGTGCTCGCGCACAGGGCCTCGACGTCGGCCGGGCTGGACCCGGGCGCGACCGTCGTCAGGGTCGAGGACGGCAGGCAGACCAGGTCGACCGACTTCTCGGTGAACCCGAGCGCGCCGGCGAGCCGGTCGTACTCGTCGGCCTCGATGAGGCCCTCGCCGCGCGACTCCTCCACGAGCGCAGCGACCTCCTCGCGGGTGTAGGTCGAGCTGACCTCGTCGCGCGGCTCGACCCGGAGCAGGCGCAGGGTGGCGTTGGCGACGGCGTTGAGGGTGACGATGATCGGGCGCAGCACCGTGACGACGCCGACCAGTGCCGGTGCCAGCACCAGCGCGGCGCGCTCGGGCCCGGCGATCGCGATGTTCTTCGGGACCATCTCGCCGAGGACGACGTGCGCGGAGACCACCACCACGAGCGCGAGGACGAACGCGACCGGGTGCACGAAGCCCTCCGGGACCCCGGCCCGCTCGAAGAGCGGCTCGATGAGGTGGGCCAGCGCGGGCTCGCCGACGGCGCCGAGCCCGACCGAGCAGATCGTGATGCCGAGCTGGGCCCCGGCCATCATCAGCGAGACCCGCTCCATGGCGTGCAGCGTCGTGCGCGCCATCCGCGAGCCGGCCTGGGCGCGCGGCTCGATCTGGCTGCGGCGCGCGGAGATGAGGGCGAACTCGGCGCCGACGAAGAAGGCGTTGAACCCCAGCAGCAGGACCGCGACGAACAGGGCGGTGTAGTCGCTCACGCGCCACTCCCCCCGTCGGGGCGGCCGGCGTGCTGCGCGGCCGCGTCGTCGCCGTCGACCGGGGCGTCGTGCACGAGCAGGGCGAGGCGGTCCACGCGCAGCCCGTCCATGTGCTCGACGGTCAGCACGGCGAGCCGCTCGCGCGGCGGTCCCTGCTGCGCGGCCTCGGAGGTGTCGGGCACGGCGATCTCGGCGACGTCGCCCGACGACGGGATCCGGCCGAGCACCTGGAGCACGAGACCGGCGATGGTGTCGTAGTCCTCGCTCTCGGGCAGCGCGACGCCGGTGACGTCCTCCACCTCGTCGGGGCGGAGCAGGCCCGACAGCGACCAGGTGCCGTCGCGTCGCTGCCGCGCCCGGGCGCCGAGCCGGTCGTGCTCGTCGGCGATGTCGCCGACGATCTCCTCGATGACGTCCTCGAGCGTGACGATGCCCGCGTGGCCGCCGTACTCGTCGAGGACGACGGCCATCTGGAACCCGTCGGCCTTGAGCAGCGCCATCAGCGGGTCGAGCCGCAGCGAGTCGGGCACCACGATTGGGCGGACCATGAGGTGCTTGACCTTGGTGGTCGCCCGCTCGTGCAGCGGCAGGGCGACGGCGTTCTTGACGTGGACGGTGCCGACGACGACGTCCTCGTCGTCGAGCACCGGGAAGCGGGAGTGGCCGGTGCTGCGGGCCAGCTCGAGCACGGCGCTGGCCCGCTCGTTGGCCTCGAGGGAGTGGGTGCGCACCCGCGGCGTCATGATCTCGCCGGCCGAGCGCGACCCGAACTCGACCGAGCGCTCCATCAGCTCGGCGGTGTCGGCGTCGAGGGTGCCCTCGTGGGCCGAGCGCTGGATCAGCGAGGCGAGCTCGGTCGAGCTCCGGGCCGAGCGCAGCTCCTCCTGGGGCTCGATGCCGAGGCGGCGCACGATGGCGTTCGCGGAGCCGTTGAGCACCTTGATCGGGCCGCGCATGAAGGCGGTGAAGGTCCGCATCGGGAGCTGGGTGGCGCGCGCGGTCGCCATCGGGAGGGCGATGGCGAGGTTCTTGGGGACGAGCTCGCCGAAGACCATCGTCAGGATCGTG
It encodes the following:
- the gcvH gene encoding glycine cleavage system protein GcvH — protein: MYPEDLKYTAEHEWVRSPGEHEGSVRVGITDYAQDALGDIVYVSLPEVGDSVEAGSTCGELESTKSVSDVYAPLTGEVVARNESLDATPELVNSDPYGGGWLFEVVPASPGDVDALLAPDAYVATLKG
- a CDS encoding DUF881 domain-containing protein; this encodes MSTTGDEQPSPQPTPQPGDGADVPAPRLTGRARLGRALLRPSRTQLIVAVLLALVGFAAVTQIRTTEQDSTYAGLREQDLIDVLNGLAGTTQRTRAEIDRLTSDREDLQSESTQRQAALDRARDEVDNLQVLAGLVPVTGPGIRATITEETGSISVSSMLDVIQELRSVGAEAIQVNGEVRVIAQTSFEERVGGIEVDGTLLEAPYVVDAIGDASTLAGSISFALGPRAEVRKDGGEIEVEELDSLDIDAVREPVQPEYAQPD
- a CDS encoding small basic family protein, encoding MIAALGLLLGVVLGLVFRPEVPLGLEPYLPIAVVAALDAVFGGLRAYLDGIFDDKVFVVSFVSNVVIAAGIVYLGDRLGVGGQLSTGVIVVLGIRIFSNVAAIRRHLFHA
- a CDS encoding DUF881 domain-containing protein is translated as MAERPGPATPAPPHELPDRVRLPLLTLITQQSLDEDYLHAAERRAAGAPRPPSGRPPRTAAVVVAVFGLLAATAFVQTTRNADVDDASRESLIGRIEAQRDRRAAQQERVAALREGNLALEDDVSGLVDVGQEVAVTERRLAVRTGFSAVTGEGVRVVVTEAPDADENNEVHDSDLDLLVNGLWQAGAEAIAVNGQRLTAVTAIRTSGAAIRVNGVGIQAPYTVEAIGDTRTLSARLFDTTTGLKFVSTSQVYGFDYTVEDNVEELSLPSAPDSALVLRSAESGSAGTTKEKEEPLS
- a CDS encoding CDP-alcohol phosphatidyltransferase family protein; translated protein: MAGEAGDTDGPRALVWTIPNALSALRLLGIPLFLWLVLVPEADAWALAVLMVSGVTDYLDGWLARKLDQQSVIGQILDPVADRLYILAVVVGLALRDIIPWWMAVSLPLRDLLMWGLVPLLRTRGFSALPVHFLGKAATANLLYAFPLLLLGDGDGTVATLAEVFGWAFAFWGIGLYWWAGVLYTWQVHRLLQTTERRPAHPRSDG
- a CDS encoding hemolysin family protein gives rise to the protein MSDYTALFVAVLLLGFNAFFVGAEFALISARRSQIEPRAQAGSRMARTTLHAMERVSLMMAGAQLGITICSVGLGAVGEPALAHLIEPLFERAGVPEGFVHPVAFVLALVVVVSAHVVLGEMVPKNIAIAGPERAALVLAPALVGVVTVLRPIIVTLNAVANATLRLLRVEPRDEVSSTYTREEVAALVEESRGEGLIEADEYDRLAGALGFTEKSVDLVCLPSSTLTTVAPGSSPADVEALCASTGYSRFPVADHDGELVGYLHIKDVLEPDEALRQRPIDEKWVRPFATVVHDSPLHEALEVLRRRGAHLARVVDGSGATLGVAALEDVIEELVGEIRDAAHHEESV
- a CDS encoding hemolysin family protein, producing the protein MTPLILLGVALLLILMCGVFVAAEFAFVTVDRAAVDRAAAAGDASAGGVQSALRSLSTQLSGAQVGITVTNLGIGYLAEPAISELIRDPLGALGIPDGGVGPTAVALGFVVSTILTMVFGELVPKNLAIALPMATARATQLPMRTFTAFMRGPIKVLNGSANAIVRRLGIEPQEELRSARSSTELASLIQRSAHEGTLDADTAELMERSVEFGSRSAGEIMTPRVRTHSLEANERASAVLELARSTGHSRFPVLDDEDVVVGTVHVKNAVALPLHERATTKVKHLMVRPIVVPDSLRLDPLMALLKADGFQMAVVLDEYGGHAGIVTLEDVIEEIVGDIADEHDRLGARARQRRDGTWSLSGLLRPDEVEDVTGVALPESEDYDTIAGLVLQVLGRIPSSGDVAEIAVPDTSEAAQQGPPRERLAVLTVEHMDGLRVDRLALLVHDAPVDGDDAAAQHAGRPDGGSGA